The following is a genomic window from Candidatus Methylomirabilis sp..
CTTATCTACCTCCGTGACCCGCTGACGATTGAACCGCTGCTTCGTCGCGTCGTAGTGCTCACCCTCGAGCTCGTGATAAGTTTTGCCGTCTTCCTTGCGGCCGCCGCCTGCATGGGTTCTGAGGAGTTGAGAGGTTTGTGGCGGGGGTTGATTGGCCGGAGGCGAAGGGTCTGAGAGGGCTTAAGGGGTACCGTCCAGGGAAGATTTTCATTGACGGTAAGAGGGGGATATGCTAGAAAATCTAAAGAAAAGCAGGTAGATAGGCTGAAGACTGAAGGCCTTTAGTCTTCAGCCTAAACGCCTGAGCGTGAATTGCGGGCAAGGAGACATGGTCATGAAATTGACGGGATCGGAGATATTGCTAAGGAGTCTGGTCGAGGAGGGCGTTGATACTGTCTTCGGTATGCCGGGCGGCGTGATCCTGCATACGTATGACGTGATGACCGATACCGCCGTTGCCTCGAAGATCCGGCATATCCTCTGTCGCCATGAGCAGGGTGCGACGCATGCGGCAGAAGGGTACTATAAGGCCAGCGGCAAGGTGGGGACTGTCATGGTGACCTCCGGCCCCGGAGCCTGCAATACCATCACAGGGGTGACCGATGCGTTGCTGGATTCCATGGCCATCGTCGTCTTTACCGGTCAGGTCCCGACATCGGCCATGGGTTGCGACGCCTTTCAGGAGGCCGATGTCGTCGGTACCACGCGCACCTGTACCAAGCACAACTTCCTCGCCCTCAAGACCGAGGATATCCCACGGATCGTCAAGGAGGCCTACTACATCGCCCGCTCTGGTCGACCCGGGCCGGTGCTGGTGGACCTTCCGAAGAACGTGATTATGGGACGCGCAGAGTATCGCGGGCATCCGCAAGAGCTGAACATTCGCGGCTACAAGCCAACCACTCAAGGTCATGTCGGTCAGATCAAGCGAGCGGTCGAATTAATGAGAACCGCCAAGCGGCCGCTCATATACGGGGGCGGGGGGATCATTCACTCGGAGGCGTACGAAGAGCTCCGTGAGTTGGTCGGCATAACCCAGATCCCGGTTGTGCTGACGTTGATGGGTTTAGGCGCCTTGGACACATCCGATCCGCGCTGGCTCGGCATGGTGGGGATGCACGGAACCTACTGGTCAAATATGGCAATGATTCACTGCGACCTGATGATCGCCATCGGGTCTCGATTTAGCGATCGGGTGACTGGGAGGCTGTCCGAATTCGGCAAGCAGTGCAAGATCATCCATATCGACATCGATCCGACCTCCATCAGAAAAACGGTGCATGTGGATGTTCCGATTGTGGGTGATGTTAAGCAGGTGCTGGGCGAGCTCAACAAAGCCGTTGGCCAGGTGGAACGAAACTGGGCCAACGACTTTGAGGAGTGGTATGCTCAGATCGCGGAATGGAAGGCCAAACACCCGCTGCGGTATGGCCCGATGCAGGACGTGATCAAGCCGCAGTATGCCATCGATATGGTCTTTGAGGTCAGTGAGGACATGAACCCGATTGTCGCGACCGGCGTGGGCCAGCACCAGATGTGGGCGGCACAGCGCTATCGAGGTCACAGGCCGCGCCGATGGCTGACCTCAGGAGGCCTTGGGACGATGGGCTATGGATTCCCATCGGCTATGGGCGCCCAGGCGGCGTTCCCGAACGATTTAGTGATCTGCATCGATGGTGACGGCAGCTTCCAGATGACCAATCAGGACTTGATCACCTGCGTGGAGAATGATCTGCCCGTCAAGGTGGTGATCATCAACAACGGCTATCTTGGGATGGTCCGGCAGTGGCAGGAACTCTTTTTTAACCGACGATATTCTCAAGTAGACCTGACGATTCAGCCGGACTTTGTGAAGCTCGCCGAGGCGTATGGAGCGACCGGTCTTCGCGCCAAGCATCCGGATGAGGTCAAGCCCGTCCTGGAGAAGGCCTTCGCCGCGCCAGGACCGGTTATTGTGGACATCGTCACAGAACGTGAAGAAAATTGTCTTCCCATGATTCCGCCCGGTGGAGCGATTAAGGATATTATCGACTACGGTGATCCGATTCCGGAGAAGCTGTTTCAAGGTCTGAGATGAGAGAGAAGACCAAGACGACACCGAAAGAGGTGAAGGCGCGTCATATCATCACCCTGCTCGTGGAGAATCACGCGGGCGTCCTCGCGCGCGTCGCCGCTCTTATTGCCGCAAAAGGGTACAACATCGATAGTCTCACCGTGGGGGAGACTATGGATCCATCCATCTCCCGGATGAGCCTCGTCGTGAGGGGCGACGACTCGGTGGTGGAGCAAGCGGTCAAGCAGCTCAATCGGCTCATTGA
Proteins encoded in this region:
- the ilvB gene encoding biosynthetic-type acetolactate synthase large subunit; translated protein: MKLTGSEILLRSLVEEGVDTVFGMPGGVILHTYDVMTDTAVASKIRHILCRHEQGATHAAEGYYKASGKVGTVMVTSGPGACNTITGVTDALLDSMAIVVFTGQVPTSAMGCDAFQEADVVGTTRTCTKHNFLALKTEDIPRIVKEAYYIARSGRPGPVLVDLPKNVIMGRAEYRGHPQELNIRGYKPTTQGHVGQIKRAVELMRTAKRPLIYGGGGIIHSEAYEELRELVGITQIPVVLTLMGLGALDTSDPRWLGMVGMHGTYWSNMAMIHCDLMIAIGSRFSDRVTGRLSEFGKQCKIIHIDIDPTSIRKTVHVDVPIVGDVKQVLGELNKAVGQVERNWANDFEEWYAQIAEWKAKHPLRYGPMQDVIKPQYAIDMVFEVSEDMNPIVATGVGQHQMWAAQRYRGHRPRRWLTSGGLGTMGYGFPSAMGAQAAFPNDLVICIDGDGSFQMTNQDLITCVENDLPVKVVIINNGYLGMVRQWQELFFNRRYSQVDLTIQPDFVKLAEAYGATGLRAKHPDEVKPVLEKAFAAPGPVIVDIVTEREENCLPMIPPGGAIKDIIDYGDPIPEKLFQGLR